In Anguilla rostrata isolate EN2019 chromosome 1, ASM1855537v3, whole genome shotgun sequence, a genomic segment contains:
- the LOC135265155 gene encoding neuronal acetylcholine receptor subunit alpha-7-like isoform X1, whose amino-acid sequence MHLCVSEDLNQGGFKSSIPFFLTPIHIQGNMWLSVVLLLFGLSALVQVSVQGPHQRYLLKELLKDYNRMERPVANDSLPLTVNFSMILAQIMDVDEKNQVLTTNLWLQMHWYDHYLQWNQSEYPGVKNLRFTTDQVWTPDILLYNSAHDKFDSTFKTNVLVNSSGFCQYLPPGIFMSTCNVDVRWFPFDIQRCELKFGSWTFDGWSLDLQMSEADTSGYMPNGEWDLVGVPGNRNVVYYECCKEPYLDVTFIVTIRRRTLYYALNLLIPCVLLSSMTLLIFLLPANSGEKISLGITVLLSLTVFMLLVAEIMPATSDSIPLIGQYFASTMIIVGMSVVATVVVLQYHHHDPNGGNMPKWVQLVLLHWVAWFLRMKRPGERGEPSHTPCAPHLRRCSSGSQNRSLPNPTDRSLHSQNLTPLKAGLSYLGHTHNSLPHLHAQTSANNNSNLLYIGFPSLEDPPLIADHAHRTSTISRKGGSGGLAGSPPPPSPNLDAMGCSSTVSSGFGPAVGGGYLGASHPGLGDPQLQAILEEVRFMADRFREQDESGVMADQWKFAAAVIDRLCLVAFSVFNIICTISILMSAPNFVEAMSKDFI is encoded by the exons TGTCAGTGCAGGGTCCACACCAGCGGTATCTGCTGAAGGAATTATTGAAGGACTACAACCGCATGGAGCGGCCAGTGGCCAATGACTCTCTTCCCCTCACCGTTAATTTCTCAATGATCCTCGCACAGATTATGGATGTG GATGAGAAGAATCAGGTCCTCACTACCAATTTATGGCTTCAGATG CACTGGTATGATCACTATCTCCAGTGGAACCAGTCAGAGTATCCTGGGGTCAAGAATCTGAGATTCACCACTGACCAGGtctggacacctgacattcttCTCTATAACAG TGCGCATGACAAGTTTGATTCCACCTTCAAGACCAACGTTCTGGTCAACTCCAGTGGCTTCTGCCAGTATCTCCCACCTG GGATCTTCATGAGCACGTGCAATGTGGATGTGCGCTGGTTCCCCTTTGACATCCAAAGATGTGAGCTGAAGTTTGGCTCGTGGACCTTTGATGGCTGGTCGCTGGACCTGCAGATGAGTGAGGCTGACACCTCTGGGTACATGCCCAATGGAGAATGGGACCTGGTCG GAGTTCCAGGAAATCGGAATGTGGTGTACTACGAGTGCTGTAAGGAGCCGTACCTGGACGTGACGTTCATCGTGACCATCAGGCGCCGCACGCTGTACTACGCCCTCAACCTCCTGATCCCCTGCGTGCTCCTGTCCTCCATGACGctgctcatcttcctcctccctgcCAACTCCGGAGAGAAGATCTCTCtgg GCATCACTGTGCTCCTCTCGCTCACTGTGTTCATGCTGCTGGTGGCGGAGATTATGCCGGCCACGTCAGACTCCATACCCCTGATAG GTCAGTACTTCGCCAGCACCATGATCATCGTGGGCATGTCCGTGGTGGCCACAGTCGTGGTGCTGCAGTACCATCATCACGACCCTAATGGAGGAAACATGCCTAAATGG GTGCAGCTGGTTCTGCTCCACTGGGTGGCCTGGTTCCTGCGGATGAAGCGtcccggagagagaggggagcccAGCCACAccccctgtgccccccaccTGCGCCGCTGCTCCTCAGGCTCCCAAAACAGGAGCCTCCCCAACCCCACCGACCGCTCCCTGCACTCGCAGAACCTCACGCCCCTGAAAGCGGGCCTGTCCTACCTGGGCCACACCCACAACTCCCTGCCTCACCTGCACGCTCAGACCAGcgccaacaacaacagcaacctGCTCTACATCGGCTTCCCGAGCCTGGAAGACCCGCCCCTCATCGCTGACCACGCCCACAGGACCAGTACCATCAGCCGGAAGGGCGGGTCCGGCGGACTGGCCGGAAGTCCCCCGCCGCCCAGCCCCAACCTGGACGCCATGGGCTGCTCCAGCACGGTGTCTAGCGGCTTCGGCCCGGCGGTGGGGGGCGGGTACCTGGGGGCGTCCCACCCCGGCTTGGGTGACCCCCAGCTGCAGGCCATCCTGGAGGAGGTGCGCTTCATGGCGGACCGCTTCCGGGAGCAGGACGAGAGCGGCGTGATGGCGGACCAGTGGAAGTTCGCGGCGGCCGTCATCGACCGGCTCTGCCTCGTGGCCTTCAGCGTCTTCAACATCATCTGCACCATCTCCATCCTCATGTCCGCACCCAACTTTGTGGAGGCCATGTCCAAGGACTTCATCTGA
- the LOC135265144 gene encoding ictacalcin-like isoform X1, producing MKEWHSQYKMWHTLLPSPSFSFSLSLIHSQQIFTQPNRVAEMSNLQKGMSMLISVFHQYSGKEGDSKTLTKGELTDLLNSEMGDIFGKASDKQALDKIFKSLDADKSGTVDFQEYVTFVACITMLCNESLSK from the exons ATGAAGGAGTGGCATTCACAGTATAAAATGTGGCACACCCTTCTCCCATCaccatctttctctttctctctctctctgatacaCTCTCAGCAAATCTTCACACAACCAAA TCGCGTGGCAGAGATGTCTAACCTACAGAAAGGAATGTCTATGTTAATCAGCGTTTTCCACCAGTATTCTGGAAAGGAGGGGGACAGCAAAACCCTCACCAAGGGTGAACTGACGGACCTCCTCAACAGTGAGATGGGGGACATATTTGGG AAAGCTTCAGACAAACAAGCATTGGACAAGATCTTTAAGAGCCTGGATGCAGACAAGAGTGGCACTGTTGACTTCCAGGAGTATGTTACATTCGTAGCATGCATTACGATGTTGTGCAATGAATCCCTTTCCAAGTGA
- the snx27b gene encoding LOW QUALITY PROTEIN: sorting nexin-27b (The sequence of the model RefSeq protein was modified relative to this genomic sequence to represent the inferred CDS: substituted 1 base at 1 genomic stop codon) has protein sequence MADIEGDEIRSAAPSLLHTSSRNGSGVGSAVGTGGQTATTVTSGPRLVRIVKSDSGYGFNVRGQVSEGGQLRSINGELYAPLQHVSAVLPGGAADRAGISKGDRILEVXERVNVEGATHKQVVDLIRAGERELVLAVLSVPQPEADSLDPGDDGSAQSCYDYSDKQAVPISVPTYKHVEQNAEKFVVYNVYMAGRQLCSKRYREFAILHQNLKREFANFTFPKLPGKWPFSLSEQQLDARRRGLEEYLEKVCSVRVIGESDIMQEFLSESDENYNGVSDVELRIALPDKTTVTVRVRKNSTTDQVYQAVVMKVGMDSITASYFALFEVINHSFVRKLAPNEFPHKLYVQNYTSAVPGTCLTLRKWLFTTEEEILLNDNELAIAYCFHQALDDVKKGSVKADEKSYQLQKLAEQRKMAMYLSMLRSCEGYNEIIFPHCSCDSRRKGHVITAISIRHFKLHACTEEGTLENQVIAFEWGEMQRWDTDEEGMAFCFEYARGEKKPRWVKIFTPYFNYMHECFERVFCELKWRKEVEEEATDKDNRNCSKDEYLPAVETQKGWRHLGGEIVTS, from the exons ATGGCGGACATAGAAGGAGACGAAATTCGGTCGGCGGCTCCCTCGCTGCTTCACACATCATCGCGGAACGGCTCCGGTGTTGGTTCGGCAGTCGGTACCGGAGGCCAAACGGCGACCACGGTGACGTCAGGGCCTCGACTGGTTCGGATCGTGAAGTCTGATTCTGGTTATGGTTTCAACGTTCGAGGGCAAGTTAGTGAAGGGGGGCAGCTTCGAAGCATCAACGGAGAATTGTATGCCCCTCTCCAGCACGTCAGTGCCGTCTTACCGGGAGGGGCAGCGGACAGAGCTGGTATCTCTAAAGGAGACCGAATCCTGGAAGTGTAA gaacgGGTGAACGTGGAGGGGGCCACGCACAAGCAGGTGGTGGACCTGATCCGGGCCGGGGAGCGGGAGCTGGTCCTGGCGGTTCTGTCCGTGCCGCAGCCCGAAGCGGACAGCCTGGACCCCGGGGACGACGGCAGCGCCCAGTCCTGCTACGACTACAGCGACAAGCAGGCCGTGCCCATCTCCGTGCCCACCTACAAGCACGTGGAGCAGAACGCCGAGAAGTTCGTG GTGTACAACGTGTACATGGCGGGGAGGCAGCTCTGCTCCAAGCGCTACCGCGAGTTCGCCATCCTGCACCAGAACCTGAAGAGGGAGTTCGCCAACTTCACCTTCCCCAAGCTCCCGGGGAAGTGGCCCTTCTCCCTGTCCGAGCAGCAGCTGGACGCCCGCCGCCGGGGCCTGGAGGAGTACCTGGAGAAAG TGTGTTCGGTAAGGGTAATTGGGGAGAGTGACATCATGCAGGAGTTCCTTTCTGAATCAGATGAG AACTATAACGGCGTATCAGACGTCGAGCTGCGGATAGCCCTGCCAGACAAGACCACCGTCACCGTCAGAGTGCGCAAGAACTCCACCACCGACCAGGTTTACCAG gCAGTGGTTATGAAGGTTGGGATGGACAGCATAACGGCCAGTTACTTTGCTCTGTTTGAAGTCATAAACCACTCCTTTG TGCGCAAGCTGGCCCCCAACGAGTTCCCGCACAAGCTGTACGTGCAGAACTACACCTCGGCCGTCCCGGGCACCTGCCTCACACTGCGCAAGTGGCTCTTCACCACCGAGGAGGAGATCCTGCTCAACGACAACGAGCTGGCCATCGCCTACTGCTTCCACCAG gCTCTGGACGACGTGAAGAAGGGATCCGTCAAGGCGGATGAGAAGTCCTACCAGCTGCAGAAGCTGGCCGAGCAGCGCAAGATGGCCATG taCCTGAGCATGCTGCGCTCCTGCGAGGGCTACAACGAGATCATCTTCCCCCACTGCTCGTGCGACTCGCGACGCAAGGGTCACGTGATCACAGCCATCAGCATCCGGCACTTCAAACTGCACGCCTGCACTGAGGAGGGAAcgctggag AACCAGGTGATTGCCTTTGAATGGGGGGAGATGCAGCGCTGGGACACGGATGAGGAAGGGATGGCGTTCTGCTTCGAGTACGCCCGGGGGGAGAAGAAGCCTCGCTGGGTGAAGATCTTCACTCCATAT TTCAACTACATGCATGAGTGTTTCGAGCGGGTCTTCTGTGAACTCAAGTGGAGGAAAGAG GTGGAAGAGGAGGCCACGGACAAGGACAACAGAAACTGCAGCAAAGATG AATATCTTCCAGCTGTTGAGACACAGAAGGGATGGCGGCACCTAGGGGGCGAGATCGTCACCTCCTAA
- the LOC135265144 gene encoding ictacalcin-like isoform X2: MLRETYGVGQWPECRVAEMSNLQKGMSMLISVFHQYSGKEGDSKTLTKGELTDLLNSEMGDIFGKASDKQALDKIFKSLDADKSGTVDFQEYVTFVACITMLCNESLSK, encoded by the exons ATGCTACGGGAGACGTACGGAGTAGGGCAGTGGCCAGAATG TCGCGTGGCAGAGATGTCTAACCTACAGAAAGGAATGTCTATGTTAATCAGCGTTTTCCACCAGTATTCTGGAAAGGAGGGGGACAGCAAAACCCTCACCAAGGGTGAACTGACGGACCTCCTCAACAGTGAGATGGGGGACATATTTGGG AAAGCTTCAGACAAACAAGCATTGGACAAGATCTTTAAGAGCCTGGATGCAGACAAGAGTGGCACTGTTGACTTCCAGGAGTATGTTACATTCGTAGCATGCATTACGATGTTGTGCAATGAATCCCTTTCCAAGTGA
- the LOC135265155 gene encoding CHRNA7-FAM7A fusion protein-like isoform X2 — MHWYDHYLQWNQSEYPGVKNLRFTTDQVWTPDILLYNSAHDKFDSTFKTNVLVNSSGFCQYLPPGIFMSTCNVDVRWFPFDIQRCELKFGSWTFDGWSLDLQMSEADTSGYMPNGEWDLVGVPGNRNVVYYECCKEPYLDVTFIVTIRRRTLYYALNLLIPCVLLSSMTLLIFLLPANSGEKISLGITVLLSLTVFMLLVAEIMPATSDSIPLIGQYFASTMIIVGMSVVATVVVLQYHHHDPNGGNMPKWVQLVLLHWVAWFLRMKRPGERGEPSHTPCAPHLRRCSSGSQNRSLPNPTDRSLHSQNLTPLKAGLSYLGHTHNSLPHLHAQTSANNNSNLLYIGFPSLEDPPLIADHAHRTSTISRKGGSGGLAGSPPPPSPNLDAMGCSSTVSSGFGPAVGGGYLGASHPGLGDPQLQAILEEVRFMADRFREQDESGVMADQWKFAAAVIDRLCLVAFSVFNIICTISILMSAPNFVEAMSKDFI, encoded by the exons ATG CACTGGTATGATCACTATCTCCAGTGGAACCAGTCAGAGTATCCTGGGGTCAAGAATCTGAGATTCACCACTGACCAGGtctggacacctgacattcttCTCTATAACAG TGCGCATGACAAGTTTGATTCCACCTTCAAGACCAACGTTCTGGTCAACTCCAGTGGCTTCTGCCAGTATCTCCCACCTG GGATCTTCATGAGCACGTGCAATGTGGATGTGCGCTGGTTCCCCTTTGACATCCAAAGATGTGAGCTGAAGTTTGGCTCGTGGACCTTTGATGGCTGGTCGCTGGACCTGCAGATGAGTGAGGCTGACACCTCTGGGTACATGCCCAATGGAGAATGGGACCTGGTCG GAGTTCCAGGAAATCGGAATGTGGTGTACTACGAGTGCTGTAAGGAGCCGTACCTGGACGTGACGTTCATCGTGACCATCAGGCGCCGCACGCTGTACTACGCCCTCAACCTCCTGATCCCCTGCGTGCTCCTGTCCTCCATGACGctgctcatcttcctcctccctgcCAACTCCGGAGAGAAGATCTCTCtgg GCATCACTGTGCTCCTCTCGCTCACTGTGTTCATGCTGCTGGTGGCGGAGATTATGCCGGCCACGTCAGACTCCATACCCCTGATAG GTCAGTACTTCGCCAGCACCATGATCATCGTGGGCATGTCCGTGGTGGCCACAGTCGTGGTGCTGCAGTACCATCATCACGACCCTAATGGAGGAAACATGCCTAAATGG GTGCAGCTGGTTCTGCTCCACTGGGTGGCCTGGTTCCTGCGGATGAAGCGtcccggagagagaggggagcccAGCCACAccccctgtgccccccaccTGCGCCGCTGCTCCTCAGGCTCCCAAAACAGGAGCCTCCCCAACCCCACCGACCGCTCCCTGCACTCGCAGAACCTCACGCCCCTGAAAGCGGGCCTGTCCTACCTGGGCCACACCCACAACTCCCTGCCTCACCTGCACGCTCAGACCAGcgccaacaacaacagcaacctGCTCTACATCGGCTTCCCGAGCCTGGAAGACCCGCCCCTCATCGCTGACCACGCCCACAGGACCAGTACCATCAGCCGGAAGGGCGGGTCCGGCGGACTGGCCGGAAGTCCCCCGCCGCCCAGCCCCAACCTGGACGCCATGGGCTGCTCCAGCACGGTGTCTAGCGGCTTCGGCCCGGCGGTGGGGGGCGGGTACCTGGGGGCGTCCCACCCCGGCTTGGGTGACCCCCAGCTGCAGGCCATCCTGGAGGAGGTGCGCTTCATGGCGGACCGCTTCCGGGAGCAGGACGAGAGCGGCGTGATGGCGGACCAGTGGAAGTTCGCGGCGGCCGTCATCGACCGGCTCTGCCTCGTGGCCTTCAGCGTCTTCAACATCATCTGCACCATCTCCATCCTCATGTCCGCACCCAACTTTGTGGAGGCCATGTCCAAGGACTTCATCTGA